A single genomic interval of Sebastes umbrosus isolate fSebUmb1 chromosome 9, fSebUmb1.pri, whole genome shotgun sequence harbors:
- the afap1l1a gene encoding actin filament-associated protein 1-like 1 isoform X1, with amino-acid sequence MDSITSRMETKSTKSMEVLVSELGVLLKMLDQENLSSSTQEKKTSVWNLLQQIQPSVSGTDYIYMNSAVYRNGTSFVESLFETFDCELGDLKDVTDDVKEDKNIPTETLKQQSCTDSPAPHSADSPPPLPTTPPPEEYYEEAVPLSPGKLPEYIITRVRPSPPNSIEDGYEDAENNYPTTCVNTHRKNSYNDSDALSSSYESYEEDEEERSPGVQLTHQWPSDESSMPPARDCRICAFLLRKKRFGQWAKQLTVIRENRLQCYKSSKDTCPYVDLLLPQCTVVYAPKDSKRKHHELRFTLPNGDALVLAVQSKEQAHRWLRVVREVSGQSAGPEESASPVIPRKTELDKRLSAERNTSDSDSVGVSAVEICRENGKVKRGAFAAGRKITRIISFSKKKPPRPGDTRTSYSDPRQGYVSVLVNQVWREQWCCVCRGSLHFYNDKGDSRTSLPSLPLHGCDVLPGLGPKHPFAFRIIRNCTEVAALEASSSEELGRWLGVLLAETGSATDPESLHYDYVDVDTIANIRDAARHSFLWVTSSSSTYTDSRTYDEVPNEDMQSVENRRQQSGNQGKRRSSFSSSDSDRTKPLVSLKRTGSNANQYGRYGKTRAEEDAKRYLKEKEEMERERDGIRNALVTLRKEKSELKEELKTASERRTSSLNKRVSQLEDACRVKEAERVDLELRLTLVQENLKKSQAGGALGAPVEAKPPVKSSKKKSQNIYSESLPVNCASEMRRRPPSVYASCTGTVMQKAKEWESKKAA; translated from the exons ATGGACAGCATCACCAGCAGAATGGAGACAAAAAGCACCAAAT CGATGGAGGTGTTGGTGAGTGAGCTGGGCGTCCTGCTGAAGATGCTCGACCAGGAGAACCTCAGCTCGTCCACGCAGGAGAAGAAGACCTCCGTGTGGAACCTCCTGCAGCAGATACAGCCGTCAG TTTCAGGAACAGACTACATCTACATGAACTCAGCAGTGTACAGAAATGGCACCAGCTTCGTAGAGTCCCTCTTTGAGACATTTG ACTGTGAGCTTGGAGACCTAAAGGATGTTACAGATGATGTGAAAGAAGACAAGAACATACCAACTGAAACTTTAAAACAG CAGAGCTGTACAGACTCCCCAGCCCCGCACTCGgctgactctcctcctcctcttcccacaACGCCTCCTCCCGAGGAGTATTATGAGGAGGCTGTGCCCCTCAGCCCTGGCAAGTTGCCCGAGTACATCATCACACGAG TCAGGCCTAGCCCTCCCAACTCTATAGAGGATGGGTATGAAGATGCTGAAAACAACTACCCCACTACCTGCGTAAacacacaccgcaaaaactcaT ACAACGACTCTGACGCTCTGAGCAGTTCCTACGAGTCctatgaggaggatgaggaagagaggAGCCCTGGCGTCCAACTCACTCATCAATGGCCCTCAGATGAGAGCTCCATGCCTCCTGCCAGGGACTGTCGCATCTGCGCCTTCCTGCTGCGCAAGAAACGTTTCGGCCAGTGGGCGAAACAGCTCACTGTCATACGGGAGAACAGACTACAG TGCTATAAGAGTTCTAAGGACACGTGCCCCTATGTGGATCTTCTGCTGCCCCAGTGCACTGTGGTCTACGCACCCAAAGACAGCAAGAGGAAGCACCATGAACTCCGTTTCACCTTACCTAATGGAGATGCACTGGTGCTGGCGGTACAAAGCAAGGAGCAGGCCCACAGATGGCTCAGG GTTGTCAGAGAGGTGAGCGGTCAGAGCGCGGGGCCTGAGGAATCTGCGTCTCCCGTCATTCCAAGAAAAACTGAACTTGACAAG AGGTTATCCGCAGAGAGGAACACATCCGATTCAGACAGTGTGGGTGTGTCAGCTGTTGAGATCTGCAGAGAGAATG GCAAGGTGAAACGGGGGGCTTTCGCTGCGGGCCGTAAAATCACACGCATCATCAGCTTCTCTAAGAAGAAGCCCCCTCGGCCAGGAGATACCCGGACATCCTACAGCGACCCTCGACAAG GCTACGTGTCAGTGCTGGTGAATCAGGTGTGGCGGGAGCAGTGGTGCTGTGTGTGCAGAGGCTCCCTGCACTTCTACAATGACAAAGGAGACTCTCGGACCTCCCTGCCTTCACTTCCTCTCCACGGCTGCGACGTGCTCCCGGGTCTGGGACCCAAACACCCCTTTGCCTTCCGAATCATACGGAACTGCACAGAGGTGGCTGCTCTGGAG gCCAGCAGCTCTGAGGAACTTGGAAGATGGCTCGGCGTCCTCTTGGCAGAGACAGGCTCCGCGACAGATCCGGAGTCACTGCATTACGACTATGTTGACGTGGATACCATCGCTAACATCCGCGACGCTGCGCGGCATTCCTTCCT GTGGGTCACATCTTCCAGCAGCACCTACACAGACTCCAGAACATATGATGAGGTCCCTAATGAGGACATGCAG TCAGTGGAGAACCGCAGGCAGCAGTCTGGGAATCAAGGGAAGCGGCGCTCAAGTTTCTCCAGCAGCGACTCTGACAGAACCAAGCCGTTAGTCTCCCTCAAACGAACAGGCTCAA ACGCCAACCAGTATGGAAGGTATGGGAAAACACGAGCTGAGGAGGATGCCAAGCGTTacctgaaagagaaagaggagatggagagagagagggatgggatACGAAATGCACTCGTGACCCTCCGAAAGGAGAAGAGCGAGCTGAAGGAGGAGCTGAAGACAGCCTCTG agaggaggacgtCCTCCCTGAACAAGCGTGTGTCCCAGCTAGAGGACGCCTGTCGAGTTAAAGAGGCGGAGCGGGTGGACCTGGAGCTCCGGCTGACTCTGGTCCAAGAAAACCTCAAGAAGAGTCAGGCCGGTGGAGCGCTGGGTGCACCTGTTGAGGCTAAGCCCCCAGTTAAG TCCTCCAAAAAAAAGAGCCAGAATATCTACAGCGAGTCTCTACCTGTAAACTGTGCCTCAGAGATGCGTCGGAGACCTCCGTCTGTGTATGCTTCCTGTACAGGAACCGTCATGCAGAAGGCAAAG
- the afap1l1a gene encoding actin filament-associated protein 1-like 1 isoform X2, with the protein MDSITSRMETKSTKSMEVLVSELGVLLKMLDQENLSSSTQEKKTSVWNLLQQIQPSVSGTDYIYMNSAVYRNGTSFVESLFETFDCELGDLKDVTDDVKEDKNIPTETLKQSCTDSPAPHSADSPPPLPTTPPPEEYYEEAVPLSPGKLPEYIITRVRPSPPNSIEDGYEDAENNYPTTCVNTHRKNSYNDSDALSSSYESYEEDEEERSPGVQLTHQWPSDESSMPPARDCRICAFLLRKKRFGQWAKQLTVIRENRLQCYKSSKDTCPYVDLLLPQCTVVYAPKDSKRKHHELRFTLPNGDALVLAVQSKEQAHRWLRVVREVSGQSAGPEESASPVIPRKTELDKRLSAERNTSDSDSVGVSAVEICRENGKVKRGAFAAGRKITRIISFSKKKPPRPGDTRTSYSDPRQGYVSVLVNQVWREQWCCVCRGSLHFYNDKGDSRTSLPSLPLHGCDVLPGLGPKHPFAFRIIRNCTEVAALEASSSEELGRWLGVLLAETGSATDPESLHYDYVDVDTIANIRDAARHSFLWVTSSSSTYTDSRTYDEVPNEDMQSVENRRQQSGNQGKRRSSFSSSDSDRTKPLVSLKRTGSNANQYGRYGKTRAEEDAKRYLKEKEEMERERDGIRNALVTLRKEKSELKEELKTASERRTSSLNKRVSQLEDACRVKEAERVDLELRLTLVQENLKKSQAGGALGAPVEAKPPVKSSKKKSQNIYSESLPVNCASEMRRRPPSVYASCTGTVMQKAKEWESKKAA; encoded by the exons ATGGACAGCATCACCAGCAGAATGGAGACAAAAAGCACCAAAT CGATGGAGGTGTTGGTGAGTGAGCTGGGCGTCCTGCTGAAGATGCTCGACCAGGAGAACCTCAGCTCGTCCACGCAGGAGAAGAAGACCTCCGTGTGGAACCTCCTGCAGCAGATACAGCCGTCAG TTTCAGGAACAGACTACATCTACATGAACTCAGCAGTGTACAGAAATGGCACCAGCTTCGTAGAGTCCCTCTTTGAGACATTTG ACTGTGAGCTTGGAGACCTAAAGGATGTTACAGATGATGTGAAAGAAGACAAGAACATACCAACTGAAACTTTAAAACAG AGCTGTACAGACTCCCCAGCCCCGCACTCGgctgactctcctcctcctcttcccacaACGCCTCCTCCCGAGGAGTATTATGAGGAGGCTGTGCCCCTCAGCCCTGGCAAGTTGCCCGAGTACATCATCACACGAG TCAGGCCTAGCCCTCCCAACTCTATAGAGGATGGGTATGAAGATGCTGAAAACAACTACCCCACTACCTGCGTAAacacacaccgcaaaaactcaT ACAACGACTCTGACGCTCTGAGCAGTTCCTACGAGTCctatgaggaggatgaggaagagaggAGCCCTGGCGTCCAACTCACTCATCAATGGCCCTCAGATGAGAGCTCCATGCCTCCTGCCAGGGACTGTCGCATCTGCGCCTTCCTGCTGCGCAAGAAACGTTTCGGCCAGTGGGCGAAACAGCTCACTGTCATACGGGAGAACAGACTACAG TGCTATAAGAGTTCTAAGGACACGTGCCCCTATGTGGATCTTCTGCTGCCCCAGTGCACTGTGGTCTACGCACCCAAAGACAGCAAGAGGAAGCACCATGAACTCCGTTTCACCTTACCTAATGGAGATGCACTGGTGCTGGCGGTACAAAGCAAGGAGCAGGCCCACAGATGGCTCAGG GTTGTCAGAGAGGTGAGCGGTCAGAGCGCGGGGCCTGAGGAATCTGCGTCTCCCGTCATTCCAAGAAAAACTGAACTTGACAAG AGGTTATCCGCAGAGAGGAACACATCCGATTCAGACAGTGTGGGTGTGTCAGCTGTTGAGATCTGCAGAGAGAATG GCAAGGTGAAACGGGGGGCTTTCGCTGCGGGCCGTAAAATCACACGCATCATCAGCTTCTCTAAGAAGAAGCCCCCTCGGCCAGGAGATACCCGGACATCCTACAGCGACCCTCGACAAG GCTACGTGTCAGTGCTGGTGAATCAGGTGTGGCGGGAGCAGTGGTGCTGTGTGTGCAGAGGCTCCCTGCACTTCTACAATGACAAAGGAGACTCTCGGACCTCCCTGCCTTCACTTCCTCTCCACGGCTGCGACGTGCTCCCGGGTCTGGGACCCAAACACCCCTTTGCCTTCCGAATCATACGGAACTGCACAGAGGTGGCTGCTCTGGAG gCCAGCAGCTCTGAGGAACTTGGAAGATGGCTCGGCGTCCTCTTGGCAGAGACAGGCTCCGCGACAGATCCGGAGTCACTGCATTACGACTATGTTGACGTGGATACCATCGCTAACATCCGCGACGCTGCGCGGCATTCCTTCCT GTGGGTCACATCTTCCAGCAGCACCTACACAGACTCCAGAACATATGATGAGGTCCCTAATGAGGACATGCAG TCAGTGGAGAACCGCAGGCAGCAGTCTGGGAATCAAGGGAAGCGGCGCTCAAGTTTCTCCAGCAGCGACTCTGACAGAACCAAGCCGTTAGTCTCCCTCAAACGAACAGGCTCAA ACGCCAACCAGTATGGAAGGTATGGGAAAACACGAGCTGAGGAGGATGCCAAGCGTTacctgaaagagaaagaggagatggagagagagagggatgggatACGAAATGCACTCGTGACCCTCCGAAAGGAGAAGAGCGAGCTGAAGGAGGAGCTGAAGACAGCCTCTG agaggaggacgtCCTCCCTGAACAAGCGTGTGTCCCAGCTAGAGGACGCCTGTCGAGTTAAAGAGGCGGAGCGGGTGGACCTGGAGCTCCGGCTGACTCTGGTCCAAGAAAACCTCAAGAAGAGTCAGGCCGGTGGAGCGCTGGGTGCACCTGTTGAGGCTAAGCCCCCAGTTAAG TCCTCCAAAAAAAAGAGCCAGAATATCTACAGCGAGTCTCTACCTGTAAACTGTGCCTCAGAGATGCGTCGGAGACCTCCGTCTGTGTATGCTTCCTGTACAGGAACCGTCATGCAGAAGGCAAAG
- the afap1l1a gene encoding actin filament-associated protein 1-like 1 isoform X4, giving the protein MHTAMEVLVSELGVLLKMLDQENLSSSTQEKKTSVWNLLQQIQPSVSGTDYIYMNSAVYRNGTSFVESLFETFDCELGDLKDVTDDVKEDKNIPTETLKQQSCTDSPAPHSADSPPPLPTTPPPEEYYEEAVPLSPGKLPEYIITRVRPSPPNSIEDGYEDAENNYPTTCVNTHRKNSYNDSDALSSSYESYEEDEEERSPGVQLTHQWPSDESSMPPARDCRICAFLLRKKRFGQWAKQLTVIRENRLQCYKSSKDTCPYVDLLLPQCTVVYAPKDSKRKHHELRFTLPNGDALVLAVQSKEQAHRWLRVVREVSGQSAGPEESASPVIPRKTELDKRLSAERNTSDSDSVGVSAVEICRENGKVKRGAFAAGRKITRIISFSKKKPPRPGDTRTSYSDPRQGYVSVLVNQVWREQWCCVCRGSLHFYNDKGDSRTSLPSLPLHGCDVLPGLGPKHPFAFRIIRNCTEVAALEASSSEELGRWLGVLLAETGSATDPESLHYDYVDVDTIANIRDAARHSFLWVTSSSSTYTDSRTYDEVPNEDMQSVENRRQQSGNQGKRRSSFSSSDSDRTKPLVSLKRTGSNANQYGRYGKTRAEEDAKRYLKEKEEMERERDGIRNALVTLRKEKSELKEELKTASERRTSSLNKRVSQLEDACRVKEAERVDLELRLTLVQENLKKSQAGGALGAPVEAKPPVKSSKKKSQNIYSESLPVNCASEMRRRPPSVYASCTGTVMQKAKEWESKKAA; this is encoded by the exons ATGCATACAG CGATGGAGGTGTTGGTGAGTGAGCTGGGCGTCCTGCTGAAGATGCTCGACCAGGAGAACCTCAGCTCGTCCACGCAGGAGAAGAAGACCTCCGTGTGGAACCTCCTGCAGCAGATACAGCCGTCAG TTTCAGGAACAGACTACATCTACATGAACTCAGCAGTGTACAGAAATGGCACCAGCTTCGTAGAGTCCCTCTTTGAGACATTTG ACTGTGAGCTTGGAGACCTAAAGGATGTTACAGATGATGTGAAAGAAGACAAGAACATACCAACTGAAACTTTAAAACAG CAGAGCTGTACAGACTCCCCAGCCCCGCACTCGgctgactctcctcctcctcttcccacaACGCCTCCTCCCGAGGAGTATTATGAGGAGGCTGTGCCCCTCAGCCCTGGCAAGTTGCCCGAGTACATCATCACACGAG TCAGGCCTAGCCCTCCCAACTCTATAGAGGATGGGTATGAAGATGCTGAAAACAACTACCCCACTACCTGCGTAAacacacaccgcaaaaactcaT ACAACGACTCTGACGCTCTGAGCAGTTCCTACGAGTCctatgaggaggatgaggaagagaggAGCCCTGGCGTCCAACTCACTCATCAATGGCCCTCAGATGAGAGCTCCATGCCTCCTGCCAGGGACTGTCGCATCTGCGCCTTCCTGCTGCGCAAGAAACGTTTCGGCCAGTGGGCGAAACAGCTCACTGTCATACGGGAGAACAGACTACAG TGCTATAAGAGTTCTAAGGACACGTGCCCCTATGTGGATCTTCTGCTGCCCCAGTGCACTGTGGTCTACGCACCCAAAGACAGCAAGAGGAAGCACCATGAACTCCGTTTCACCTTACCTAATGGAGATGCACTGGTGCTGGCGGTACAAAGCAAGGAGCAGGCCCACAGATGGCTCAGG GTTGTCAGAGAGGTGAGCGGTCAGAGCGCGGGGCCTGAGGAATCTGCGTCTCCCGTCATTCCAAGAAAAACTGAACTTGACAAG AGGTTATCCGCAGAGAGGAACACATCCGATTCAGACAGTGTGGGTGTGTCAGCTGTTGAGATCTGCAGAGAGAATG GCAAGGTGAAACGGGGGGCTTTCGCTGCGGGCCGTAAAATCACACGCATCATCAGCTTCTCTAAGAAGAAGCCCCCTCGGCCAGGAGATACCCGGACATCCTACAGCGACCCTCGACAAG GCTACGTGTCAGTGCTGGTGAATCAGGTGTGGCGGGAGCAGTGGTGCTGTGTGTGCAGAGGCTCCCTGCACTTCTACAATGACAAAGGAGACTCTCGGACCTCCCTGCCTTCACTTCCTCTCCACGGCTGCGACGTGCTCCCGGGTCTGGGACCCAAACACCCCTTTGCCTTCCGAATCATACGGAACTGCACAGAGGTGGCTGCTCTGGAG gCCAGCAGCTCTGAGGAACTTGGAAGATGGCTCGGCGTCCTCTTGGCAGAGACAGGCTCCGCGACAGATCCGGAGTCACTGCATTACGACTATGTTGACGTGGATACCATCGCTAACATCCGCGACGCTGCGCGGCATTCCTTCCT GTGGGTCACATCTTCCAGCAGCACCTACACAGACTCCAGAACATATGATGAGGTCCCTAATGAGGACATGCAG TCAGTGGAGAACCGCAGGCAGCAGTCTGGGAATCAAGGGAAGCGGCGCTCAAGTTTCTCCAGCAGCGACTCTGACAGAACCAAGCCGTTAGTCTCCCTCAAACGAACAGGCTCAA ACGCCAACCAGTATGGAAGGTATGGGAAAACACGAGCTGAGGAGGATGCCAAGCGTTacctgaaagagaaagaggagatggagagagagagggatgggatACGAAATGCACTCGTGACCCTCCGAAAGGAGAAGAGCGAGCTGAAGGAGGAGCTGAAGACAGCCTCTG agaggaggacgtCCTCCCTGAACAAGCGTGTGTCCCAGCTAGAGGACGCCTGTCGAGTTAAAGAGGCGGAGCGGGTGGACCTGGAGCTCCGGCTGACTCTGGTCCAAGAAAACCTCAAGAAGAGTCAGGCCGGTGGAGCGCTGGGTGCACCTGTTGAGGCTAAGCCCCCAGTTAAG TCCTCCAAAAAAAAGAGCCAGAATATCTACAGCGAGTCTCTACCTGTAAACTGTGCCTCAGAGATGCGTCGGAGACCTCCGTCTGTGTATGCTTCCTGTACAGGAACCGTCATGCAGAAGGCAAAG
- the afap1l1a gene encoding actin filament-associated protein 1-like 1 isoform X3 gives MVGLSSTAVEAMEVLVSELGVLLKMLDQENLSSSTQEKKTSVWNLLQQIQPSVSGTDYIYMNSAVYRNGTSFVESLFETFDCELGDLKDVTDDVKEDKNIPTETLKQQSCTDSPAPHSADSPPPLPTTPPPEEYYEEAVPLSPGKLPEYIITRVRPSPPNSIEDGYEDAENNYPTTCVNTHRKNSYNDSDALSSSYESYEEDEEERSPGVQLTHQWPSDESSMPPARDCRICAFLLRKKRFGQWAKQLTVIRENRLQCYKSSKDTCPYVDLLLPQCTVVYAPKDSKRKHHELRFTLPNGDALVLAVQSKEQAHRWLRVVREVSGQSAGPEESASPVIPRKTELDKRLSAERNTSDSDSVGVSAVEICRENGKVKRGAFAAGRKITRIISFSKKKPPRPGDTRTSYSDPRQGYVSVLVNQVWREQWCCVCRGSLHFYNDKGDSRTSLPSLPLHGCDVLPGLGPKHPFAFRIIRNCTEVAALEASSSEELGRWLGVLLAETGSATDPESLHYDYVDVDTIANIRDAARHSFLWVTSSSSTYTDSRTYDEVPNEDMQSVENRRQQSGNQGKRRSSFSSSDSDRTKPLVSLKRTGSNANQYGRYGKTRAEEDAKRYLKEKEEMERERDGIRNALVTLRKEKSELKEELKTASERRTSSLNKRVSQLEDACRVKEAERVDLELRLTLVQENLKKSQAGGALGAPVEAKPPVKSSKKKSQNIYSESLPVNCASEMRRRPPSVYASCTGTVMQKAKEWESKKAA, from the exons ATGGTGGGACTCTCATCCACCGCTGTCGAGG CGATGGAGGTGTTGGTGAGTGAGCTGGGCGTCCTGCTGAAGATGCTCGACCAGGAGAACCTCAGCTCGTCCACGCAGGAGAAGAAGACCTCCGTGTGGAACCTCCTGCAGCAGATACAGCCGTCAG TTTCAGGAACAGACTACATCTACATGAACTCAGCAGTGTACAGAAATGGCACCAGCTTCGTAGAGTCCCTCTTTGAGACATTTG ACTGTGAGCTTGGAGACCTAAAGGATGTTACAGATGATGTGAAAGAAGACAAGAACATACCAACTGAAACTTTAAAACAG CAGAGCTGTACAGACTCCCCAGCCCCGCACTCGgctgactctcctcctcctcttcccacaACGCCTCCTCCCGAGGAGTATTATGAGGAGGCTGTGCCCCTCAGCCCTGGCAAGTTGCCCGAGTACATCATCACACGAG TCAGGCCTAGCCCTCCCAACTCTATAGAGGATGGGTATGAAGATGCTGAAAACAACTACCCCACTACCTGCGTAAacacacaccgcaaaaactcaT ACAACGACTCTGACGCTCTGAGCAGTTCCTACGAGTCctatgaggaggatgaggaagagaggAGCCCTGGCGTCCAACTCACTCATCAATGGCCCTCAGATGAGAGCTCCATGCCTCCTGCCAGGGACTGTCGCATCTGCGCCTTCCTGCTGCGCAAGAAACGTTTCGGCCAGTGGGCGAAACAGCTCACTGTCATACGGGAGAACAGACTACAG TGCTATAAGAGTTCTAAGGACACGTGCCCCTATGTGGATCTTCTGCTGCCCCAGTGCACTGTGGTCTACGCACCCAAAGACAGCAAGAGGAAGCACCATGAACTCCGTTTCACCTTACCTAATGGAGATGCACTGGTGCTGGCGGTACAAAGCAAGGAGCAGGCCCACAGATGGCTCAGG GTTGTCAGAGAGGTGAGCGGTCAGAGCGCGGGGCCTGAGGAATCTGCGTCTCCCGTCATTCCAAGAAAAACTGAACTTGACAAG AGGTTATCCGCAGAGAGGAACACATCCGATTCAGACAGTGTGGGTGTGTCAGCTGTTGAGATCTGCAGAGAGAATG GCAAGGTGAAACGGGGGGCTTTCGCTGCGGGCCGTAAAATCACACGCATCATCAGCTTCTCTAAGAAGAAGCCCCCTCGGCCAGGAGATACCCGGACATCCTACAGCGACCCTCGACAAG GCTACGTGTCAGTGCTGGTGAATCAGGTGTGGCGGGAGCAGTGGTGCTGTGTGTGCAGAGGCTCCCTGCACTTCTACAATGACAAAGGAGACTCTCGGACCTCCCTGCCTTCACTTCCTCTCCACGGCTGCGACGTGCTCCCGGGTCTGGGACCCAAACACCCCTTTGCCTTCCGAATCATACGGAACTGCACAGAGGTGGCTGCTCTGGAG gCCAGCAGCTCTGAGGAACTTGGAAGATGGCTCGGCGTCCTCTTGGCAGAGACAGGCTCCGCGACAGATCCGGAGTCACTGCATTACGACTATGTTGACGTGGATACCATCGCTAACATCCGCGACGCTGCGCGGCATTCCTTCCT GTGGGTCACATCTTCCAGCAGCACCTACACAGACTCCAGAACATATGATGAGGTCCCTAATGAGGACATGCAG TCAGTGGAGAACCGCAGGCAGCAGTCTGGGAATCAAGGGAAGCGGCGCTCAAGTTTCTCCAGCAGCGACTCTGACAGAACCAAGCCGTTAGTCTCCCTCAAACGAACAGGCTCAA ACGCCAACCAGTATGGAAGGTATGGGAAAACACGAGCTGAGGAGGATGCCAAGCGTTacctgaaagagaaagaggagatggagagagagagggatgggatACGAAATGCACTCGTGACCCTCCGAAAGGAGAAGAGCGAGCTGAAGGAGGAGCTGAAGACAGCCTCTG agaggaggacgtCCTCCCTGAACAAGCGTGTGTCCCAGCTAGAGGACGCCTGTCGAGTTAAAGAGGCGGAGCGGGTGGACCTGGAGCTCCGGCTGACTCTGGTCCAAGAAAACCTCAAGAAGAGTCAGGCCGGTGGAGCGCTGGGTGCACCTGTTGAGGCTAAGCCCCCAGTTAAG TCCTCCAAAAAAAAGAGCCAGAATATCTACAGCGAGTCTCTACCTGTAAACTGTGCCTCAGAGATGCGTCGGAGACCTCCGTCTGTGTATGCTTCCTGTACAGGAACCGTCATGCAGAAGGCAAAG